The following are encoded in a window of Megachile rotundata isolate GNS110a chromosome 2, iyMegRotu1, whole genome shotgun sequence genomic DNA:
- the LOC143263975 gene encoding uncharacterized protein LOC143263975: protein MGNNIGYIDINMSSKDNYSSSDDNSRNMRNNIDNNKNNKDHGDNSSNMRTDIDNNKNNNDNDNKSSNMRNNIDNNRNNKDNDNKSSNMRNNIDNNRNNKDNDMESSNMRNNIDNNKSSKDNYSSSDDNSRNMRNNIDNNKSSKDNYSSSDDSSHNMRNNIDNNKSSKDNYSSSDDNSRNMRNNIDNNRNNKDNDDKSSNMRNNVDNNKSSKDNYSSSDDSSHNMRNNIDNNKSSKDNYSPSDDSSRNMRNNIDNNKSSKDNYSSSDNSSRNMRDNIDNNKSSKDNYSPSDDSSRNMRNNIDNNKSSKYNYSFSNNNSRNMDNNIYYILNSTSNTDNNNSSNHNNNSSMSNDMFY, encoded by the coding sequence atgggtaataatataggttatattgatattaatatgagtagtaaagataattatagttccagcgatgataatagtcgtaatatgcgtaataatattgataataataagaataacaaggaTCATGGTGATAacagtagtaatatgcgtactgatattgataataataagaataataatgataatgataataaaagtagtaatatgcgcaataacattgataataataggaataataaggataatgataataaaagtagtaatatgcgcaataatattgataataataggaataataaggataatgatatggaaagtagtaatatgcgtaataatattgataataataagagtagtaaggataattatagttccagcgatgataatagtcgtaatatgcgtaataatattgataataataagagtagtaaggataattacagttccagcgatgatagtagtcataatatgcgtaataatattgataataataagagtagtaaggataattatagttccagtgatgataatagtcgtaatatgcgtaataatattgataataataggaataataaggataatgatgataaaagtagtaatatgcgtaataatgttgataataataagagtagtaaggataattatagttccagcgatgatagtagtcataatatgcgtaataatattgataataataagagtagtaaggataattacagtcccagcgatgatagtagtcgtaatatgcgtaataatattgataataataagagtagtaaggataattacagttccagcgataatagtagtcgtaatatgcgtgataatattgataataataagagtagtaaggataattacagtcccagcgatgatagtagtcgtaatatgcgtaataatattgataataataagagtagtaagtataattacagtttcagtaataataatagtcgtaatatggataataatatatattatattcttaatagtacgagtaatacggataataataatagctctaaccataataacaatagtagtaTGAGTAATGATATGTTCtactga